In Primulina huaijiensis isolate GDHJ02 chromosome 6, ASM1229523v2, whole genome shotgun sequence, a single window of DNA contains:
- the LOC140978126 gene encoding scarecrow-like protein 21 — MEQVKPSRVSTVQVLNNDLIHRKFQGTDVSSPAHTEEFFTLESTPVTGDSVHNSSSAVSVSSNRGPFSPHCSQSYASDLHHSCDYTYDSPFNGSSVLCNEEKLAHALWMLKNDLLGPDSVDGDVSGSLSDMVMSSTRYGKILEMAALTDLKQLLVACAETVSEADSNSMDERRLAVSAAEALMGMLERRVSVSGDPLQRLGAYLLEGLKARLLSSGSIIYKKLKCNEKSSSELMSYMHVLYEICPYYKFAYVSANAVIREAMENESRIHVIDFQIAQGSQWVSFIQSLSSRPGGPPYLRITGVDDSQSAHARGGGLELVCQRLASVAEECRVPFEFHCAGMSGCEVQFENLRVLQGESLAVNFPYILHHMPDESVSTTNHRDRLLRLVKSLSPKIVTLSEQESNTNTSSFFPRFLETLDYYSAIFESIDVVRPRDDRQRIRTEEHCVGRDIVNIIACEGIERMERHELLGKWRLRLTMAGFSPVPLNSSVNSTRRDVLRDYSTNYSIAEANDALYLGWKNRALYTFSAWR; from the coding sequence ATGGAACAAGTCAAGCCATCACGAGTTTCTACTGTTCAagttttgaacaatgatttgaTTCATAGAAAATTCCAGGGTACTGATGTTTCATCTCCAGCTCATACTGAAGAATTCTTCACTTTGGAATCAACGCCAGTGACCGGAGATTCTGTCCACAATTCGTCTTCAGCTGTAAGCGTATCGTCCAACAGGGGTCCCTTTTCTCCCCATTGTTCTCAATCATATGCTTCTGATCTCCATCACTCGTGTGATTATACTTATGATTCACCATTTAATGGATCCTCTGTGCTTTGCAATGAAGAGAAATTGGCGCATGCTCTGTGGATGTTGAAGAATGATTTGCTAGGACCTGACTCTGTTGATGGCGATGTCAGTGGCTCCTTAAGTGATATGGTGATGTCCTCCACAAGGTACGGCAAAATCCTGGAAATGGCTGCCCTGACGGACCTGAAGCAATTGCTCGTCGCCTGTGCTGAGACAGTATCAGAAGCTGACTCAAACTCCATGGACGAAAGAAGATTGGCAGTATCAGCTGCAGAAGCTCTCATGGGCATGTTAGAAAGAAGGGTGTCGGTATCGGGTGACCCTTTACAGAGACTAGGTGCATACTTATTGGAAGGTCTCAAGGCAAGATTGTTGTCCTCCGGAAGCATAATTTACAAAAAGTTGAAGTGCAATGAGAAATCAAGTTCTGAATTGATGTCATACATGCACGTGCTTTATGAAATCTGTCCCTACTACAAGTTTGCCTATGTGTCTGCTAATGCTGTGATTAGGGAAGCAATGGAGAACGAAAGTAGAATTCATGTAATTGATTTTCAGATTGCGCAGGGAAGTCAGTGGGTTTCTTTCATTCAATCTCTCTCTAGCCGGCCTGGGGGACCTCCTTATTTACGCATTACAGGTGTTGATGACTCTCAATCAGCTCATGCTCGAGGTGGAGGACTTGAGCTAGTCTGTCAGAGGTTAGCAAGTGTAGCTGAAGAATGTAGAGTACCATTTGAGTTCCATTGTGCAGGTATGTCTGGATGCGAGGTCCAGTTTGAGAATCTTCGGGTTCTTCAGGGAGAATCTTTGGCCGTGAACTTTCCTTACATCTTGCATCACATGCCAGATGAAAGTGTTAGCACAACAAATCATCGGGACCGCCTCCTCAGACTAGTGAAGAGCCTTTCACCCAAAATCGTGACCCTTTCTGAACAAGAATCCAACACCAACACTTCCTCGTTCTTCCCACGATTTCTTGAGACTCTAGATTATTACTCAGCAATTTTTGAGTCCATTGATGTTGTACGCCCGCGAGATGACAGACAACGGATTCGTACTGAAGAACATTGTGTGGGGAGGGATATTGTCAACATAATTGCTTGCGAGGGAATTGAAAGGATGGAAAGGCACGAGCTTCTTGGTAAGTGGAGATTGAGGCTTACTATGGCTGGATTTTCTCCAGTCCCATTGAATTCTTCAGTTAACAGCACGAGGAGGGACGTGTTGAGGGATTATAGCACAAATTACAGCATAGCCGAGgccaatgatgctttgtatctAGGATGGAAGAACAGAGCTTTATACACCTTTTCTGCTTGGAGGTAA
- the LOC140978127 gene encoding heterogeneous nuclear ribonucleoprotein 1-like → MEMDSGKLFVGGISWETTEERLTNYFQTFGEVVQAVILKDRVTGRSRGFGFIVFASASVSERVLKGRHIIDGRTVEAKRAVPRDDHQTFTRNNGGVVQGSTSPARTRKIFVGGLASTITESEFKRYFDQFGTTTDAVVMYDHNTGRPRGFGFVTYDSEEAVDNVLANTFHELNGKMVEVKRAVPKELSPGPTRSQPSSSNYGLNRLSSFLNAHTQGYSSSSARGYGMRMDGRFSPATVGRNGYPPHSPLKYDIGLNLDLGFGSNYGAFAESVNGYGRGVFSRYTGNLDRFNNSIIGNAESFGDMWHFSHVSTQVEGTGSLISGSIGYGSAERNFVGRETDIRNSGGSNGSTLSYFVTNNVREAGLENIYEGDSFFGDRGGRLLSSGLEGLGSFNYGFETTARNVTPKNSIGYVGDSIGANRATRSNRGIAA, encoded by the exons ATGGAAATGGATTCCGGAAAATTGTTCGTTGGTGGGATCTCTTGGGAAACCACTGAAGAGCGCCTGACAAATTATTTCCAAACTTTTGGTGAGGTGGTGCAAGCTGTGATATTGAAAGATCGGGTTACAGGTCGTTCCCGTGGTTTTGGCTTTATTGTGTTTGCCAGTGCTTCTGTTTCTGAAAGAGTTCTAAAGGGAAGGCATATCATAGATGGCAGAACT GTAGAAGCTAAAAGGGCCGTACCTAGGGATGATCATCAAACTTTTACAAGAAACAATGGTGGTGTTGTTCAGGGTTCAACTAGTCCTGCCCGTACTAGAAAGATTTTTGTTGGAGGTCTCGCTTCAACCATCACAGAAAGTGAGTTCAAAAGGTACTTTGATCAATTTGGAACAACTACAGACGCCGTGGTGATGTATGATCACAACACCGGTAGACCTCGAGGATTTGGTTTTGTTACTTATGATTCAGAGGAAGCAGTGGATAATGTTTTGGCCAACACCTTTCATGAACTCAATGGAAAAATGGTCGAGGTCAAACGGGCAGTTCCCAAAGAGTTGTCTCCTGGGCCAACACGTAGTCAACCAAGTAGCTCTAACTATGGCCTCAATAGGCTGAGCAGTTTCCTTAATGCTCATACACAAGGCTACAGTTCAAGCTCTGCAAGAGGCTATGGGATGAGAATGGATGGTCGATTTAGTCCTGCAACAGTGGGACGAAATGGGTATCCTCCACATAGCCCATTGAAATATGACATAGGACTGAATTTAGACTTGGGGTTCGGTTCGAACTATGGGGCATTTGCAGAGTCTGTTAATGGCTATGGACGTGGTGTGTTCTCTCGTTATACTGGAAACTTAGACAGATTCAATAACTCCATCATCGGAAACGCTGAAAGTTTTGGGGATATGTGGCATTTCTCTCATGTTTCAACACAAGTTGAAGGAACTGGTTCTTTAATAAGTGGAAGTATCGGTTATGGAAGTGCAGAGAGAAATTTTGTTGGCAGAGAGACCGACATTAGAAACAGTGGGGGTTCTAATGGCTCAACATTGTCATATTTTGTCACCAATAATGTTCGTGAGGCAGGGTTGGAGAATATATATGAGGGGGATTCATTTTTTGGAGACCGGGGTGGGCGTTTATTATCCTCAGGCCTCGAGGGTTTGGGCTCATTTAATTATGGGTTTGAGACTACAGCTCGAAATGTTACACCTAAGAATTCAATCGGTTATGTCGGGGATTCTATTGGTGCTAATCGTGCAACTAGATCAAACAGAG GAATTGCAGCCTAG
- the LOC140978140 gene encoding inositol transporter 4-like encodes MEGGGIIKPDKTEYTECWRTTWETPYIMRLALSAGIGGLLFGYDTGVISGALLYIRDDYKSVDRQTWLQETIVSMAVAGAIMGAAFGGLINDKYGRKKSILLADILFFIGAIVMAAAVAPWMIILGRIFVGLGVGMASMTAPLYISEASPARIRGALVSTNGLLITGGQFLAYLINLAFTKAPGTWRWMLGVAGVPAAVQFVLMLSLPESPRWLYRQDKVKEARAILEKIYPENEVEEEMKALQSSVEAEKADEGSIGKDFFSKLKNIWGNIVVRRGLYAGITVQVAQQFVGINTVMYYSPTIVQLAGFASNKTALALSLITSGLNAVGSVVSMFFVDRYGRRRLMIISMFGIIICLVALSILFFEASDHAPPVSSLESLHFGRNSTCTNFLKASNPSSWNCMTCLKSSSDCAFCSNGDNKHLPGACFAVTDEIKGLCRGEHRTWYTKGCPSKFGFFAVLLLGLYIISYSPGMGTAPWIVNSEIYPLRYRGIGGGIAAVSNWVSNLIVSETFLTLTEAIGSSSTFLLFAGFSTIGLVAIYMLVPETKGLQLEEVEKMLEKGFRPRLFCKKKSIDTK; translated from the exons ATGGAGGGGGGAGGAATTATTAAACCAGATAAAACAGAGTACACAGAATGCTGGCGAACGACCTGGGAAACACCTTACATTATGAGGCTTGCTTTATCAGCAGGCATCGGAGGGCTATTGTTTGGTTACGACACGG GTGTTATTTCTGGTGCCCTTCTCTACATTCGGGATGACTATAAATCTGTCGATAGACAGACATGGTTGCAG GAAACAATAGTGAGCATGGCTGTGGCAGGAGCTATCATGGGTGCTGCTTTTGGTGGTTTGATCAACGACAAATATGGTCGAAAGAAATCCATTCTTTTGGCTGATATCCTTTTTTTCATTGGTGCAATTGTCATGGCTGCAGCTGTGGCTCCTTGGATGATAATCCTTGGACGAATCTTTGTCGGCCTAGGCGTTGGAATGGCTTCCATGACAGCGCCCCTTTATATTTCTGAAGCTTCTCCTGCTAGAATCAGAGGAGCGCTAGTTAGCACAAATGGTTTGTTGATTACAGGGGGACAATTCTTGGCATATCTTATCAACTTAGCATTTACTAAG GCCCCTGGCACATGGCGTTGGATGCTCGGAGTAGCAGGCGTTCCAGCTGCTGTTCAGTTCGTGTTAATGCTGTCACTTCCCGAGTCTCCGAGATGGTTATATAGGCAG GATAAGGTAAAAGAAGCCAGGGCCATTCTAGAGAAAATATACCCTGAAAATGAAGttgaagaagaaatgaaagCTTTACAATCCTCCGTTGAAGCCGAGAAAGCCGATGAAGGCTCTATAGGGAAGGACTTTTTTTCAAAACTAAAGAATATATGGGGAAACATCGTTGTTCGTCGAGGCCTTTATGCGGGAATCACCGTTCAAGTTGCTCAACAATTTGTTGGAATAAACACTGTCATGTACTATAGTCCTACAATCGTTCAGCTCGCTGGGTTTGCTTCTAACAAGACGGCCTTGGCACTGTCTCTTATTACTTCTGGTCTAAATGCCGTTGGCTCTGTTGTTAGCATGTTTTTTGTTGACAGATACGGGAGGCGAAGGCTGATGATTATATCTATGTTTGGTATCATCATCTGCCTTGTTGCATTATCTATCCTGTTTTTCGAAGCCTCTGACCATGCCCCACCAGTCAGCAGCCTTGAATCCCTCCATTTTGGTAGAAACTCGACATGCACAAATTTTTTGAAAGCCTCCAATCCATCATCCTGGAATTGTATGACGTGTCTGAAATCTTCGTCGGATTGTGCTTTTTGTTCGAATGGGGACAACAAA CATCTTCCTGGGGCCTGTTTCGCTGTTACTGATGAGATAAAAGGTCTCTGTCGAGGTGAACATCGTACCTGGTACACAAAGGGTTGTCCTAGCAAGTTTGGATTTTTTGCAGTCCTGCTTCTTGGGTTGTACATCATATCTTACTCCCCAGGAATGGGGACTGCGCCGTGGATTGTGAATTCTGAGATATATCCTTTGCGGTACAGAGGCATAGGAGGAGGAATCGCTGCAGTTTCCAACTGGGTTTCGAATCTTATAGTGAGTGAGACATTCTTAACGCTTACAGAAGCAATCGGTTCTTCGAGCACATTTCTTTTGTTTGCTGGATTTTCCACTATTGGACTTGTGGCAATATATATGCTTGTACCAGAAACAAAGGGATTGCAGCTTGAGGAGGTGGAAAAGATGCTGGAAAAGGGCTTCAGAccaagactattttgcaagaaAAAGAGCATCGATACTAAATAA
- the LOC140978143 gene encoding putative MO25-like protein At5g47540 produces MMELSKLMRDLKVVLYGDSETEPVAEACAQLTQEFFRENTLRLLIKRLPELNLETRKDATQVVANLQRQQVQSRLIACDYLENNIDLMDVLITGYENTDMALHYGAMLRECIRHQSVAKYVLESERMKKFFDYIQLPNFDIASDAAATFKELLTRHKSTVSEFLSKNYEWFFAEYNSKLLESTNYITRRQAIKLLGDILLDRSNSTVMIRYVSSRDNLRILMNLLRESSKSIRIEAFHVFKLFVANQNKPPDIVGILVTNRSKLLRLFADFKTEKEDEQFEADKTQVVKKISALEPKERQ; encoded by the exons ATGATGGAATTAAGCAAACTTATGCGAGATTTGAAGGTGGTTCTTTACGGTGATAGTGAAACTGAGCCTGTAGCTGAAGCTTGTGCACAATTGACACAGGAGTTTTTCAGGGAGAACACTCTACGCCTACTAATCAAACGTCTTCCCGAGCTGAACTTGGAG ACCCGCAAAGATGCGACACAGGTTGTTGCGAATCTGCAGAGGCAGCAGGTCCAGTCGAGGTTGATTGCTTGTGATTACTTGGAAAATAACATAGATTTGATGGATGTGTTGATTACAGG TTATGAAAATACTGATATGGCATTACACTATGGTGCAATGTTGAGGGAGTGCATCCGCCACCAAAGTGTTGCAAA GTATGTTTTGGAATCAGAACGAATGAAGAAATTTTTTGATTATATACAACTTCCAAACTTTGACATTGCTTCTGATGCTGCTGCCACTTTCAAG GAACTATTAACTAGGCATAAGTCGACTGTGTCTGAATTTCTTTccaaaaattatgaatgg TTCTTTGCAGAATATAACTCAAAGCTGCTTGAATCTACCAACTATATCACTAGAAGGCAGGCTATTAAG CTGTTGGGTGATATCCTGTTGGATCGTTCAAACTCAACTGTGATGATCCGATATGTTAGCTCGCGGGACAACTTAAGGATCCTAATGAATCTTCTCAGA GAGTCGAGTAAGAGCATTCGGATCGAAGCGTTTCATGTCTTTAAG TTATTCGTGGCTAATCAGAACAAACCCCCAGATATTGTTGGCATCCTAGTGACTAACAGAAGCAAGCTTCTGCGCCTTTTTGCTGATTTTAAGACGGAGAAAG AGGATGAACAATTTGAAGCCGATAAAACACAAGTTGTCAAAAAAATTTCTGCACTGGAGCCCAAAGAACGTCAATAA
- the LOC140979281 gene encoding cysteine proteinase inhibitor 1-like, whose amino-acid sequence MALKFGSLILAILPILAASIMYEASAALGGGRGPALGGWKQIENPQDPQVLEIAKFAVEEHNKQTGAELQFVKVINGETQVVTGTNYRLVISAKEIGASALKNYEAVVWVKPWQKFRQLTSFVEIN is encoded by the coding sequence ATGGCGCTCAAATTTGGCTCTCTTATCCTCGCAATCCTCCCTATCTTGGCGGCTTCTATTATGTATGAAGCCTCCGCCGCTTTGGGAGGCGGAAGAGGCCCCGCTCTCGGTGGTTGGAAGCAGATCGAGAACCCCCAAGACCCGCAGGTGTTGGAGATCGCTAAATTCGCGGTGGAGGAGCACAACAAGCAGACTGGTGCAGAATTGCAGTTTGTAAAGGTGATCAATGGAGAGACGCAAGTGGTTACCGGTACGAATTACCGTCTGGTTATCTCCGCTAAAGAAATCGGGGCCTCGGCGCTGAAGAATTATGAGGCGGTTGTCTGGGTGAAGCCCTGGCAGAAATTCAGGCAACTCACTTCTTTCGTAGAaattaattga
- the LOC140978145 gene encoding uncharacterized protein isoform X1: MATAEVTVPTPAAERVEKAVPENDEEVDAVPPSPEAPTEIEEPVVAEGVEVPPENEPEEASTEEPAEVVAAEEPAEEEPTPEIEATEEVVFEEPVAVEETQTQEASTDEPEAPAPEEAEAVGEVPAEKVKIVSEEG; encoded by the coding sequence GTGACAGTTCCAACACCGGCGGCAGAGAGAGTAGAGAAAGCAGTCCCAGAAAATGATGAGGAGGTGGATGCCGTGCCACCTTCTCCGGAGGCGCCGACCGAGATCGAGGAGCCAGTAGTGGCTGAAGGCGTGGAAGTACCACCAGAAAACGAGCCGGAGGAAGCCTCGACAGAAGAACCAGCTGAAGTAGTTGCTGCTGAAGAGCCTGCAGAGGAGGAACCAACGCCAGAAATAGAAGCTACTGAGGAGGTGGTCTTTGAAGAGCCCGTTGCTGTCGAAGAGACTCAAACACAAGAAGCCTCCACCGATGAACCGGAGGCTCCAGCACCGGAAGAGGCCGAGGCGGTTGGAGAAGTTCCGGCTGAGAAAGTGAAGATCGTGAGTGAAGAAGGTTAA
- the LOC140978145 gene encoding uncharacterized protein isoform X2: MATAEVDAVPPSPEAPTEIEEPVVAEGVEVPPENEPEEASTEEPAEVVAAEEPAEEEPTPEIEATEEVVFEEPVAVEETQTQEASTDEPEAPAPEEAEAVGEVPAEKVKIVSEEG, from the coding sequence GTGGATGCCGTGCCACCTTCTCCGGAGGCGCCGACCGAGATCGAGGAGCCAGTAGTGGCTGAAGGCGTGGAAGTACCACCAGAAAACGAGCCGGAGGAAGCCTCGACAGAAGAACCAGCTGAAGTAGTTGCTGCTGAAGAGCCTGCAGAGGAGGAACCAACGCCAGAAATAGAAGCTACTGAGGAGGTGGTCTTTGAAGAGCCCGTTGCTGTCGAAGAGACTCAAACACAAGAAGCCTCCACCGATGAACCGGAGGCTCCAGCACCGGAAGAGGCCGAGGCGGTTGGAGAAGTTCCGGCTGAGAAAGTGAAGATCGTGAGTGAAGAAGGTTAA